Proteins co-encoded in one Vibrio sp. SNU_ST1 genomic window:
- a CDS encoding efflux RND transporter periplasmic adaptor subunit, whose amino-acid sequence MNLLKLSVVVASVLLLQACNNEAVHREQPPLLVSTFDVGAPLTDQFRSFNGQVMPAELTPLAFKLAGEIQQVLVEAGDKVEKGQLLATLDNATYLQDLTDAKSQFKLASKQLARGTEMFGSEMLSQSEHDQLTANYKLASANLAAAKRKLSYTELLAPFSGTVSTVDKQRFENTTPGEILLSVYQNDKVYVRIQVSDSILASISPDMRSNSYRPEASFGGHTGQYPLTYLEHTSELHPQSRTYEFWMQMQQPESEILPGTSVTVNVDMAKAGLSDVQGYQLPMTTLEAGSEANQFYVWKMEDGQAFKSEVEVDKISGQGALIAHGVEQGDRLVNSNLRKLRDGIELSGKAE is encoded by the coding sequence ATGAACCTTTTAAAATTATCAGTTGTTGTCGCGTCGGTTTTGTTACTTCAAGCCTGTAACAATGAAGCTGTACACCGTGAACAACCGCCTTTATTGGTTTCTACCTTTGACGTTGGCGCGCCGCTGACTGATCAGTTCAGAAGTTTTAATGGGCAGGTGATGCCTGCAGAACTTACACCGTTGGCATTTAAGCTTGCAGGCGAAATTCAACAAGTATTGGTGGAAGCAGGTGACAAAGTCGAAAAAGGGCAGTTATTAGCCACCTTAGATAACGCAACGTACCTTCAAGATCTAACTGATGCTAAATCTCAATTCAAACTGGCGAGCAAACAATTGGCCCGTGGTACGGAGATGTTTGGCAGCGAGATGTTATCGCAATCAGAACACGACCAACTGACTGCTAACTACAAGCTAGCATCGGCGAATTTGGCGGCAGCAAAACGCAAGCTAAGTTACACAGAGCTTTTAGCGCCATTCTCAGGAACAGTTTCAACCGTCGATAAGCAACGATTCGAGAATACGACTCCTGGGGAGATACTCCTGAGTGTGTACCAAAACGATAAAGTGTATGTACGAATTCAAGTATCAGATTCGATCTTGGCATCAATTAGCCCAGACATGCGTTCAAATAGCTATCGTCCTGAGGCGAGCTTTGGTGGTCACACAGGCCAATATCCACTGACGTATCTAGAGCACACTAGCGAATTGCACCCACAATCACGTACCTACGAGTTTTGGATGCAGATGCAGCAGCCTGAAAGTGAAATTCTGCCGGGCACGAGCGTTACGGTCAATGTCGATATGGCGAAAGCGGGTCTGAGTGATGTTCAAGGCTACCAGTTACCAATGACAACGCTAGAAGCGGGCTCTGAAGCTAATCAGTTCTATGTGTGGAAAATGGAAGACGGACAAGCGTTCAAAAGCGAAGTAGAAGTCGACAAGATCAGTGGCCAAGGCGCATTAATCGCTCATGGTGTTGAGCAAGGTGATCGACTCGTAAACTCGAATCTAAGAAAACTCCGTGACGGAATCGAATTGTCAGGAAAAGCAGAATGA
- a CDS encoding efflux RND transporter periplasmic adaptor subunit, translating into MQSNLSIKAIPTKRTGAVIAALLLAGSLTGCNKVQSEENEQVIKPVKLFEIPLQVDIELDSFIAKVDATDRAALSFQVGGDIEVFDVRMGQEVKKGQVLAVLDATDYRIAVDAAQAKFDLANSQYKQASELYSKKLVSTDYYDQAVNTFTAADVELDQAKTNLGYTTLVAPFDGVVSMVFGKQYQLIAEKQPVLNILNHSEMDVTFSIPVSKLEDRSIQDLTSSNMWVVMDSHRSIRIPTRFKEISTQPDEDTNSYQAVVSIDKPVGINLLSGMTAQVEVQKSKSDYGIGIVDSAWLTKQADHGELWRYNPESRSISKVQVLLDEQGKVIEGLSSGDLIVEAGVDVLSDGQQVKAWLREGGI; encoded by the coding sequence ATGCAATCCAATTTGTCTATCAAAGCTATACCGACCAAGCGTACGGGCGCGGTTATTGCCGCACTATTGCTCGCTGGCTCTCTAACTGGATGTAACAAAGTTCAGTCAGAGGAAAATGAGCAGGTAATCAAGCCTGTAAAGTTGTTTGAGATTCCTCTGCAGGTAGATATCGAGCTTGATAGTTTTATCGCAAAAGTAGATGCGACCGACCGCGCTGCTCTTTCATTTCAAGTGGGTGGCGATATCGAAGTTTTCGATGTTCGTATGGGACAAGAAGTGAAGAAAGGCCAAGTTTTAGCCGTGTTAGATGCAACGGATTACCGAATTGCTGTTGATGCTGCACAAGCGAAATTTGACTTGGCGAACAGTCAATACAAGCAGGCTTCAGAGTTGTACTCGAAAAAGCTTGTGAGTACCGATTATTACGACCAAGCCGTGAACACCTTTACTGCCGCTGACGTTGAGTTGGACCAAGCAAAAACAAACCTTGGTTACACCACATTAGTTGCTCCATTCGATGGCGTGGTGTCTATGGTGTTTGGTAAGCAATATCAGTTAATTGCTGAAAAGCAGCCAGTTCTTAATATTTTGAATCACAGTGAAATGGATGTGACGTTCTCTATTCCGGTATCTAAGCTTGAAGACCGTTCTATTCAAGACCTAACGAGCTCAAACATGTGGGTTGTAATGGATAGCCACCGCAGTATTCGTATCCCAACGCGTTTTAAAGAGATCTCTACACAACCAGATGAAGACACCAACAGCTACCAAGCGGTTGTATCTATCGACAAGCCGGTAGGCATCAATCTACTTTCTGGAATGACAGCGCAAGTTGAAGTTCAGAAGAGTAAATCAGACTACGGTATTGGCATTGTTGATTCAGCTTGGCTAACCAAACAAGCTGACCATGGCGAGCTATGGCGCTATAACCCAGAATCTCGATCGATTTCTAAAGTACAAGTCCTGCTTGATGAGCAAGGCAAAGTTATTGAAGGTCTCTCTTCTGGCGACCTTATCGTTGAAGCAGGTGTGGATGTGTTATCAGACGGACAGCAAGTAAAAGCTTGGCTTCGTGAGGGGGGGATTTAA
- a CDS encoding TetR/AcrR family transcriptional regulator, producing the protein MKMTEKKQGRRSAKDAEETRFQIMAVAAEMFCDAGYERVSLRNISEKAGVSHSLIRHHFGSKEKIWHAISDCLHEYFQSYISKIMQELPKDVTPNISIYLFAMRLFTNMIHSRRPMQLLSDSVRQEDNLVDYFIDNVGDLEHEINMLADQYNKVNPEKTVNIFEIKWQMIMFANGAVCLTPFMESTWNEGNMEATPDEALMKHWQMFNKQMVNQFAIEDEWVLNPTTLEELIYEVPCVWKCNPEHHKF; encoded by the coding sequence ATGAAGATGACTGAAAAGAAACAAGGCAGAAGAAGCGCAAAAGACGCTGAAGAGACTCGATTTCAAATAATGGCTGTTGCAGCAGAGATGTTTTGTGATGCAGGTTATGAACGAGTTTCGTTACGTAATATCAGTGAAAAAGCTGGGGTCTCTCATAGCCTTATCCGCCATCACTTTGGTAGTAAAGAGAAGATCTGGCATGCCATAAGCGATTGTTTACACGAGTATTTTCAATCTTACATCAGTAAGATTATGCAAGAATTACCAAAAGACGTAACGCCCAACATTTCGATCTATTTGTTCGCTATGCGCCTTTTTACCAACATGATTCACTCACGAAGACCGATGCAACTTCTTTCGGATTCTGTACGTCAAGAAGACAACCTGGTCGATTACTTCATCGACAACGTCGGCGACCTTGAGCACGAAATCAATATGTTGGCCGACCAATACAACAAAGTAAACCCGGAAAAAACCGTTAATATTTTCGAAATAAAATGGCAAATGATCATGTTCGCTAACGGTGCAGTCTGCCTAACCCCGTTCATGGAAAGCACTTGGAACGAGGGGAATATGGAGGCGACGCCTGATGAAGCTTTGATGAAGCATTGGCAGATGTTCAATAAACAAATGGTCAATCAATTTGCTATTGAGGATGAATGGGTGCTTAACCCAACGACTCTTGAAGAGTTGATTTACGAGGTGCCTTGCGTGTGGAAGTGTAATCCTGAACACCACAAATTCTGA
- a CDS encoding DEAD/DEAH box helicase, producing the protein MSESTKSFNQLGLSEHLLATLSELNFTAPTSVQEQAIPLVLEGKDVLAGAQTGTGKTAAFGLPIIQRLIETKDNVIPNPKLVRALVLVPTRELAQQVFDNVTSYAKGTDIKVVVAYGGVSMKVQTENLRGGADILVATPGRLIDHMFTKNIMLSHTEVLVLDEADRMLDMGFMPDIKRILSRMNEVRQTLFFSATFDNKIKALAHRMMQSPSEIQVTPKNSTADTVTQMVYPVDKSRKSELLAYLIGSKNWQQVLVFTKTKQGTDALVKELKLDGIKAASINGDKSQGARQKALDDFKSGKVRALIATDVAARGIDIQQLEQVVNYDMPFKAEDYVHRIGRTGRAGNSGLAISLMSQDEAYLLGDIERLLDTRLPQEWLEGFEPSLEKDLAPDRGGRSKSRSSEKRKMKAKLKIHQNRGKARR; encoded by the coding sequence ATGTCTGAATCTACAAAATCTTTTAACCAACTAGGATTATCTGAGCATCTTCTTGCTACGCTATCAGAGCTTAACTTTACGGCTCCTACCAGTGTTCAAGAGCAAGCGATTCCATTGGTATTAGAAGGCAAAGATGTATTGGCTGGTGCTCAAACGGGTACAGGTAAAACGGCCGCATTTGGTTTGCCAATTATCCAAAGATTAATCGAGACAAAAGACAACGTTATTCCAAACCCGAAGCTAGTTCGTGCGCTTGTGTTGGTACCAACACGTGAACTAGCGCAACAGGTTTTCGATAACGTAACCAGCTACGCAAAGGGCACCGACATTAAAGTCGTGGTGGCTTACGGCGGCGTTAGCATGAAGGTTCAAACTGAAAATCTACGCGGGGGAGCAGATATTCTAGTCGCGACTCCGGGCCGTCTTATCGACCATATGTTCACTAAGAACATCATGTTGAGCCACACTGAAGTGTTGGTACTGGATGAAGCAGACCGTATGCTAGACATGGGTTTCATGCCTGATATCAAACGCATTCTTTCTCGTATGAATGAGGTGCGACAGACTCTGTTCTTCTCTGCGACGTTTGATAACAAAATTAAAGCTCTGGCACATCGAATGATGCAGTCACCAAGCGAAATTCAAGTGACGCCAAAAAACAGCACCGCTGACACTGTTACCCAGATGGTTTATCCGGTTGATAAATCGCGTAAAAGTGAACTATTGGCCTATTTGATTGGCTCAAAAAACTGGCAACAAGTGTTGGTGTTCACGAAAACTAAGCAGGGCACTGATGCTCTAGTTAAAGAGCTTAAGCTAGATGGCATTAAAGCGGCATCAATCAATGGGGATAAGAGCCAAGGTGCGCGCCAAAAAGCATTAGACGATTTCAAGTCAGGTAAAGTACGCGCGTTAATTGCAACCGACGTGGCAGCTCGAGGTATTGATATCCAGCAGCTAGAACAAGTTGTGAATTACGATATGCCATTTAAAGCGGAAGACTACGTTCACCGTATTGGCCGTACTGGCCGTGCTGGCAACAGTGGTTTAGCGATCTCTTTGATGAGTCAGGATGAAGCTTACCTACTGGGTGACATTGAACGATTGCTGGATACGCGCTTGCCTCAAGAGTGGTTAGAGGGTTTTGAACCAAGCCTAGAAAAAGATCTAGCTCCCGATCGAGGTGGTCGCAGTAAAAGTCGTTCATCAGAAAAACGTAAGATGAAAGCGAAACTTAAGATTCACCAAAATCGCGGTAAAGCGCGTCGTTAA
- a CDS encoding ACP phosphodiesterase, producing MNFLAHLHIAKHCKSNLAGNLLGDFVKGDPSKYYSNSLSDGIRLHRFVDSYTDHHDVSRSAKSLFSHQTRRFAPIALDVFWDHCLANHWAQFSTQSLERFCVDSHQQIFEHQEPHWPEHFITVHQKMAEQRWLLSYQDMSSIEVVLQRMALRRPKLGMLKSCYHDLEHHYSTLQCHFYELYPSVLEEAKQFNALQMKKNQKER from the coding sequence ATGAACTTTCTCGCACACCTCCACATCGCCAAGCATTGTAAAAGTAACTTAGCGGGTAATCTGTTAGGTGACTTCGTTAAAGGCGACCCTAGTAAGTACTATTCAAACTCACTTTCAGACGGAATAAGACTTCATCGATTCGTTGATAGTTATACTGATCATCATGATGTATCTCGTTCTGCAAAATCGCTTTTCTCACACCAAACACGACGCTTTGCACCTATCGCACTCGATGTATTTTGGGATCACTGTTTAGCCAATCATTGGGCTCAGTTCTCAACGCAATCACTTGAGCGCTTTTGCGTAGACAGCCATCAACAGATTTTTGAACACCAAGAGCCTCATTGGCCTGAGCACTTCATTACTGTTCACCAGAAAATGGCAGAACAACGTTGGTTGCTAAGTTATCAAGACATGTCTTCCATTGAGGTGGTATTGCAACGCATGGCGTTGAGACGGCCAAAGCTTGGGATGCTTAAATCTTGCTATCACGACTTAGAACATCACTACAGCACGTTGCAGTGTCACTTTTATGAGCTTTATCCTAGTGTTTTAGAAGAAGCGAAGCAGTTTAATGCGCTTCAAATGAAGAAAAATCAAAAGGAAAGGTAA
- a CDS encoding aromatic amino acid transport family protein, with product MNKSKVFGSTLIIAGTTIGAGMLALPLASAGIGFSTSLFLMLGLWALMAFTALLMVELHQFAESDATLHTLAHTILGTKGKWIASFAVMFLFYALCAAYIAGGGAQFNQRISDIAGIELNGQITTLLFTLLVAGVVTIGTHSVDKVNRVLFGLKLIAMVLVLSFLAPNITSQYLMSMPLQQGLIVAAIPVVFTSFGFHGSIPSIVRYLDGDVRSLRKVMIIGSALPLVIYVFWQSVTLGVISQEQLLSDTSLGALLVSLSQTVHKSNLSLIVGVFADLALLTSFIGVSLGLFEFMGDSLSKKLGNAKRVKTAAITFLPPLGFALFYPQGFIMALGYAAIALSVLAILLPTVMVYKVRYTGLLIKPHATESTYQVLGGSKALFLAGSVGVFIIAIQILISVGLLPSLG from the coding sequence ATGAATAAATCAAAGGTTTTTGGTAGTACTTTGATCATTGCAGGCACAACCATTGGTGCAGGCATGCTCGCTCTTCCACTCGCATCTGCAGGAATTGGCTTTTCGACCTCACTATTTCTAATGCTTGGCTTATGGGCTCTAATGGCCTTCACTGCATTATTAATGGTAGAGCTTCATCAATTCGCTGAATCGGACGCAACTCTACACACGTTAGCTCACACGATTTTAGGAACAAAAGGAAAGTGGATCGCAAGCTTCGCCGTGATGTTTCTTTTCTACGCTTTGTGTGCCGCATACATTGCAGGTGGCGGTGCGCAGTTTAACCAACGTATATCGGATATCGCAGGCATTGAACTCAATGGTCAAATCACCACACTCCTATTTACACTGTTAGTTGCGGGAGTTGTGACGATTGGTACACACAGTGTTGATAAAGTTAACCGCGTTTTATTCGGACTTAAACTGATCGCTATGGTACTGGTACTCAGCTTCCTTGCACCAAACATCACCTCTCAATACCTAATGAGCATGCCACTACAACAAGGGCTGATTGTTGCTGCGATACCGGTTGTGTTTACCTCTTTTGGTTTCCACGGCAGCATCCCTTCAATTGTTCGATACCTGGATGGTGACGTTCGCTCTTTACGTAAGGTCATGATTATTGGCTCTGCACTGCCTTTAGTCATCTATGTTTTCTGGCAGAGTGTTACGTTGGGTGTGATTAGCCAAGAGCAATTATTGTCTGATACTAGCTTGGGTGCGCTTCTAGTCTCACTATCGCAAACGGTTCATAAATCAAACTTAAGCTTGATCGTGGGTGTATTTGCTGACCTTGCACTTCTTACTTCTTTTATTGGCGTGAGCTTGGGGTTATTTGAATTCATGGGTGACTCTCTAAGCAAGAAACTAGGCAATGCCAAACGCGTTAAAACGGCCGCTATCACTTTTTTACCACCATTAGGTTTTGCCCTGTTCTACCCACAAGGTTTTATCATGGCTTTGGGTTACGCTGCCATTGCACTTTCAGTGCTCGCGATTCTGCTGCCTACAGTGATGGTATACAAGGTTCGTTACACAGGTTTATTAATAAAACCTCACGCTACAGAATCAACTTACCAAGTGTTAGGTGGAAGCAAAGCGCTGTTTTTAGCGGGTAGCGTTGGCGTGTTTATCATTGCAATTCAAATCCTTATTTCTGTAGGGTTATTACCATCATTAGGCTAA
- a CDS encoding methyl-accepting chemotaxis protein, with the protein MKEVQFRTIDKLFIKMSINDKFWVIFLIFFAAVASLAGFNYVNKVEQIDASAKQQVEFQLQGILSASDSPASVRSVSQQTRLQETTISNTGSVTATALAQDGNYYSLTVSTSDTQNQKQQALYSLLLSFLWCVPFGLFCYWVATFLGGALWVLYSTTQKIGDGDLTSRLGFHPGRDEFGTIGCALDRSMDTLSELVNNVNQNAATLSETSASFEKEMKRSETQIMSQNSSLDSVATAMDQMTASANEVSNISARSTEQAEQDAQQINDSHAMVQQAISEITTLSSLIEQTSSSVTSLNVNTSQINEVITTINAISEQTNLLALNAAIEAARAGEQGRGFAVVADEVRTLASRTQSATVEIQTMIERLQQESQNIAKITVQTVDQAQTSSQLISHIGDDVNSIADSAQALMDMSLQIATSADEQSNVANTIAAELNDIRGQSDVIKDVAQNSSKGVSKLTEASVSLSQTLARYRT; encoded by the coding sequence ATGAAAGAAGTACAATTTAGAACGATAGACAAACTGTTTATTAAAATGTCGATTAACGACAAGTTTTGGGTCATTTTCTTGATCTTTTTCGCCGCTGTAGCAAGCCTTGCTGGTTTCAACTATGTCAACAAGGTAGAACAAATTGACGCAAGTGCAAAACAGCAGGTTGAGTTTCAATTGCAAGGCATTTTATCAGCGTCAGATTCCCCAGCTTCGGTTCGTTCAGTAAGCCAACAAACACGCCTTCAAGAAACCACTATTTCAAACACGGGTTCCGTGACTGCTACGGCACTGGCACAAGATGGCAACTACTACTCTCTTACCGTTTCAACTAGTGATACACAGAACCAAAAGCAGCAAGCACTGTACTCTTTATTACTCAGTTTTTTGTGGTGTGTGCCTTTTGGTCTTTTCTGTTACTGGGTCGCTACTTTCCTAGGTGGCGCACTTTGGGTGCTTTACTCAACCACTCAAAAGATTGGTGATGGTGATTTAACATCTCGCCTTGGCTTCCATCCGGGACGAGATGAGTTTGGTACGATTGGTTGCGCCCTTGACCGTTCAATGGATACGCTAAGTGAACTAGTCAATAACGTAAACCAAAACGCAGCAACACTGAGTGAAACGTCAGCTTCTTTCGAAAAAGAGATGAAGCGCAGTGAAACACAGATTATGAGCCAGAATTCATCTCTAGACTCTGTTGCAACTGCAATGGACCAGATGACGGCATCAGCAAATGAAGTATCGAATATTTCAGCTCGGTCTACAGAGCAAGCAGAGCAGGATGCTCAACAAATCAATGATAGTCATGCCATGGTTCAGCAAGCCATCTCAGAGATCACCACCCTTTCTTCTTTGATTGAGCAAACCTCGTCTTCTGTTACGAGCTTGAACGTAAATACAAGCCAAATCAACGAAGTCATCACCACGATCAACGCAATTTCAGAGCAAACCAACTTACTTGCACTAAATGCCGCGATTGAAGCAGCTCGTGCGGGTGAACAAGGTCGTGGTTTCGCTGTTGTTGCTGATGAAGTGAGAACGCTCGCTAGCAGAACTCAATCAGCTACGGTTGAGATCCAAACGATGATTGAACGCTTACAGCAAGAGAGTCAAAACATAGCTAAGATCACGGTGCAAACGGTTGATCAAGCGCAAACCAGTAGCCAACTCATTTCACATATTGGTGATGACGTAAACTCGATTGCAGATTCCGCACAAGCGCTAATGGACATGAGTCTACAAATAGCAACGTCAGCTGATGAACAAAGCAACGTAGCGAATACCATCGCTGCTGAGCTTAATGATATACGAGGCCAATCAGACGTAATCAAAGATGTCGCTCAAAACTCTTCAAAGGGCGTATCTAAGCTGACTGAAGCATCGGTTTCTCTGTCTCAAACTTTGGCAAGATACCGCACTTAG
- a CDS encoding HAD-IA family hydrolase, which translates to MRLEQTKCVIFDCDGTLIDSEKLCCQALVNVFSSFGAKLSVNDCYVHFQGGKLADILMDTQARLGLSISIDTLEPLYRTELEALFQRHLKPMDGAIELIEFLKQQDIEFCIASNAPKSRVESSLVMTGMLDDFKGKVFSAFDANSWKPEPDLIMYTAMNMGFLPNECIYVDDTVKGIEAGVRAGIQSFRLRPTFEGSLSDNTEADIAELAAQDIYSLEEISIWINGKRCSSGGIPHSGALVG; encoded by the coding sequence ATGCGGTTAGAACAAACTAAATGTGTAATTTTCGATTGTGATGGAACACTCATCGATAGCGAGAAGCTGTGTTGTCAAGCTTTAGTTAATGTGTTTTCTAGCTTCGGGGCTAAGTTAAGCGTTAATGACTGCTATGTGCACTTTCAAGGTGGGAAGCTAGCTGACATCTTAATGGATACACAAGCACGTTTAGGGCTATCTATCTCCATCGATACACTCGAGCCGCTTTATCGCACTGAATTAGAAGCCTTGTTCCAACGCCATTTAAAGCCGATGGATGGTGCTATTGAGCTTATTGAATTCCTCAAGCAACAAGACATTGAGTTTTGTATAGCTTCCAATGCGCCTAAATCTCGAGTTGAATCTTCATTGGTAATGACAGGAATGCTCGACGACTTCAAAGGCAAAGTATTTTCAGCTTTTGATGCCAATAGCTGGAAACCTGAGCCTGACCTGATCATGTATACCGCAATGAATATGGGCTTTTTACCAAACGAATGTATTTATGTTGATGACACGGTGAAAGGCATTGAAGCTGGAGTTCGTGCGGGTATTCAATCTTTTAGATTGCGACCAACGTTTGAAGGTTCATTGAGTGATAATACTGAAGCCGACATAGCAGAGCTAGCGGCTCAGGATATTTACAGTTTGGAAGAAATCTCGATTTGGATTAATGGCAAGCGCTGCTCAAGTGGTGGTATACCGCACTCTGGAGCTTTGGTGGGGTAG
- a CDS encoding HD domain-containing phosphohydrolase has protein sequence MCKLLFSIAVLCVSAFSSHSFANGWDIKRILVLHSYEPSYQWTADFQKGIDSAFSQSQTEVKLSIEYLDSKRVHSPEYYDSLANYLRTKYAGYKFDGVIAVDDNAANFLESLPNLIDRSTPVVAAGINDFSTDMYSVSDRATVLYENDQIDVNIKLISKLRPNLKKLYFINDYSVTSELIHKDMNRVMTEFPNITLVEIRDLSLVRTRHFLEGISADDAVLLSHYNTELNRGVYHTYQEIADALSKASAAPVFALWQFYISGDVLGGYVNHSKSMGEEAVNALDKYLPLGFNEPLTPGDNKRFVFNYPAMKKFGIRESTLPDEAVFINEPSSFIRKNFQLLLGLSMVIAGLSLIILMQFVTLRQKKELAKKSKRILKLQKQTLNIQKDMIHVLGEAIETRSGETGNHVKRVAKLSALLAKYRGLSHREVEMIEIISPMHDVGKISVPESILDKPGKLTDQEWEVMKFHTTAGYNLLKSGAGDITNLAAIIANEHHERWDGAGYPNGKVGDEIHLFARITAVADVFDALLSTRCYKEPWPLEMVVDLFERECGYQFDPELTQLLLSHLPEFVAIRDSYPDTVITECRIEVTDKPIVIEELAVS, from the coding sequence ATGTGCAAGCTATTGTTCTCAATCGCTGTATTGTGTGTTAGCGCTTTTTCCTCTCACAGTTTTGCTAATGGCTGGGATATCAAGCGCATCCTAGTTTTACACTCATACGAACCTTCTTACCAATGGACTGCTGATTTCCAAAAAGGGATAGACAGTGCGTTCAGCCAATCTCAAACCGAAGTTAAGCTTTCAATCGAGTATTTGGATTCAAAGCGTGTCCATAGCCCTGAGTACTACGATTCTCTTGCGAACTACTTACGTACCAAGTATGCCGGTTATAAGTTTGACGGCGTCATTGCGGTTGACGACAATGCTGCTAACTTCCTTGAATCTCTGCCTAATTTGATCGATCGCTCCACACCTGTCGTTGCTGCCGGTATTAACGATTTCAGTACAGACATGTATTCGGTGTCTGATAGAGCAACTGTGCTTTATGAGAACGATCAGATAGACGTCAATATTAAGCTGATCTCTAAGTTAAGACCTAATCTCAAGAAGCTCTATTTCATTAATGATTACAGTGTCACTTCTGAGTTAATTCACAAAGATATGAATCGTGTGATGACGGAGTTCCCTAATATCACTTTGGTTGAAATACGCGATCTATCGTTAGTGCGTACCCGTCATTTTTTGGAAGGTATCTCTGCTGATGACGCGGTTTTGCTCAGTCATTACAACACCGAATTGAATCGAGGCGTGTACCACACTTACCAAGAGATTGCGGATGCATTGTCTAAAGCAAGTGCTGCTCCAGTGTTTGCTTTGTGGCAGTTCTATATTTCGGGAGATGTACTTGGTGGCTATGTGAATCACTCTAAAAGCATGGGTGAAGAGGCCGTTAACGCGCTAGATAAGTACCTACCACTTGGTTTCAACGAACCTTTAACTCCAGGTGATAACAAACGTTTTGTTTTCAATTATCCAGCGATGAAAAAGTTCGGCATCCGTGAGAGTACGCTACCTGATGAGGCTGTATTCATTAATGAGCCTTCATCCTTTATTCGTAAAAACTTTCAGTTGCTATTGGGTCTGTCGATGGTCATTGCGGGTTTGAGCCTGATTATTTTGATGCAGTTTGTCACTCTACGCCAAAAGAAAGAACTGGCTAAAAAGAGCAAACGAATCTTAAAGCTTCAGAAGCAAACACTGAATATTCAAAAAGATATGATTCATGTTCTCGGAGAGGCGATTGAAACTCGCTCTGGCGAAACCGGTAATCACGTTAAGCGTGTCGCCAAATTGTCTGCGTTGCTTGCTAAGTATCGAGGTTTGAGCCATCGCGAGGTCGAGATGATTGAAATCATCAGCCCAATGCACGATGTGGGTAAGATTTCGGTTCCTGAATCGATCTTAGATAAGCCTGGCAAATTAACCGACCAAGAGTGGGAGGTTATGAAATTTCATACGACGGCGGGCTATAATTTATTGAAGAGTGGAGCGGGCGATATTACCAACTTGGCTGCAATCATTGCCAATGAACATCATGAACGTTGGGATGGAGCAGGGTACCCTAATGGGAAGGTTGGTGATGAAATTCACTTGTTTGCTCGTATTACTGCGGTCGCGGATGTATTTGATGCGCTACTTAGTACGCGTTGTTACAAAGAGCCGTGGCCATTAGAGATGGTTGTTGATTTGTTCGAGAGAGAATGTGGCTATCAGTTCGATCCTGAGCTTACTCAATTACTATTGAGCCACTTACCCGAGTTTGTTGCTATTCGTGATTCGTATCCAGACACAGTCATCACTGAATGTCGCATTGAAGTAACGGACAAACCTATTGTTATTGAAGAATTGGCCGTGAGTTAA
- a CDS encoding CreA family protein produces MKKALIAAGIITMLAGCSDNEVGDVSLGFFTMKDIKMSSLDDDKIAGVTCHIASIEANLSLSDPSDSSISCRQTGEITSEMIAKIDKSKSGEVVFKQSKSIFFKTMKVRRIYDADNQSLLYLSYTTKETEGSFKHSLSTVPLWGTKAYIDPATRVPAE; encoded by the coding sequence ATGAAAAAAGCCTTAATAGCAGCGGGTATCATCACAATGTTGGCAGGCTGTTCGGACAACGAGGTTGGCGACGTCTCTCTTGGATTCTTCACAATGAAAGATATCAAGATGTCTTCTTTAGATGACGACAAAATCGCAGGTGTGACTTGTCATATCGCATCAATCGAAGCAAACCTTAGCCTTTCTGATCCAAGCGATAGCTCTATCTCTTGTCGTCAAACCGGTGAAATTACATCAGAAATGATTGCTAAAATAGACAAAAGCAAATCTGGTGAAGTGGTATTCAAACAATCAAAAAGTATCTTCTTCAAAACAATGAAGGTTCGTCGAATCTACGATGCAGACAATCAATCGCTGCTCTACTTGTCATACACCACTAAAGAAACAGAAGGCAGTTTCAAGCATAGCCTTTCAACCGTTCCACTTTGGGGTACAAAGGCTTACATTGACCCTGCAACACGAGTTCCAGCCGAATAG